In Staphylococcus saccharolyticus, one genomic interval encodes:
- the nrdF gene encoding class 1b ribonucleoside-diphosphate reductase subunit beta, translating to MKAVNWNTQEDMTNMFWRQNISQMWVETEFKVSKDIASWKTLSDSEKETFKKALAGLTGLDTHQADDGMPLIMLHTTDLRKKAVYSFMAMMEQIHAKSYSHIFTTLLPSSETNYLLDTWVIEQPHLKYKSDKIIENYHKLWGKEASIFDQYIARVSSVFLETFLFYSGFYYPLYLAGQGKMTTSGEIIRKILLLDESIHGVFTGLDAQSLRNELSESEKQKADQEMYKLLNELYDNEVSYTHLLYDDIGLTEDVLNYVCYNGNKALSNLGFEPYFEERELNPIIENALDTSTKNHDFFSVKGDGYTLALNVEALQDEDFIFDK from the coding sequence ATGAAAGCAGTTAACTGGAATACCCAAGAAGATATGACGAATATGTTCTGGCGTCAAAATATCTCACAAATGTGGGTAGAAACAGAATTTAAAGTTTCAAAAGATATAGCAAGTTGGAAAACTTTATCAGATTCTGAAAAAGAAACGTTTAAAAAAGCATTAGCAGGGTTAACAGGTTTAGATACGCATCAAGCAGATGATGGTATGCCATTGATCATGCTCCACACGACAGACTTAAGAAAAAAAGCTGTATATTCGTTTATGGCAATGATGGAACAAATACATGCTAAAAGCTACTCACACATTTTTACCACATTACTTCCATCTAGTGAAACAAACTATTTGTTAGATACATGGGTTATTGAACAACCTCATTTAAAATATAAATCAGATAAAATTATTGAAAATTATCACAAACTTTGGGGTAAAGAAGCGTCGATTTTCGATCAATATATTGCGAGAGTTTCAAGTGTTTTTTTAGAAACCTTCTTGTTCTATTCAGGTTTCTATTATCCCCTTTATCTTGCGGGTCAAGGTAAAATGACTACATCTGGTGAGATTATACGTAAAATTCTATTATTAGATGAGTCTATTCACGGTGTATTTACTGGTTTAGATGCACAAAGTTTACGTAATGAATTATCCGAAAGTGAAAAGCAAAAAGCTGATCAAGAAATGTATAAGTTATTAAACGAACTTTACGATAATGAAGTTTCTTATACTCACTTATTGTATGATGATATTGGTCTAACTGAAGATGTTCTAAACTATGTATGTTATAATGGTAATAAAGCATTATCAAACTTAGGATTTGAACCATATTTCGAAGAACGTGAACTTAATCCTATTATTGAAAATGCATTGGACACATCTACTAAGAATCATGACTTCTTCTCAGTCAAAGGTGATGGCTATACGTTAGCGCTAAACGTTGAGGCTTTACAAGACGAAGACTTTATCTTTGATAAATAG
- a CDS encoding ABC transporter permease: MKFIFKGYALFILLVILIVVSLFIGVSQLSILDIFLLNDEQKNILFSSGIPRTVSILLSGSLLALAGLIMQQMMQNKFVSPTTAGTIEWAKLGILMSLLFFPNGHILIKLLFAVALGIIGTFLFVRLINLIRVKEVIFVPLLGIMIGGIVSSFTTFVALRTNALQSIGNWLTGNFAIITSSRYEVLYLTISLLILAFIFANHFTIAGMGKDFSHNLGVSYEKIINIALFITAMLTALVVVTVGTLPFLGLIVPNIISIYRGDHLKNTLPHMFGTIFVLIADIIGRIIVYPYEINIGLTIGVFGTIIFLILLMKGRKNYANEL; this comes from the coding sequence ATGAAATTTATATTTAAAGGTTATGCCTTATTTATTTTATTAGTGATTTTAATTGTTGTCTCTTTATTTATAGGGGTGAGTCAGCTCTCTATATTAGATATTTTCCTTTTAAATGATGAGCAAAAGAATATTTTGTTCTCAAGCGGTATCCCTAGAACGGTTAGTATCCTCCTTTCAGGAAGTTTACTCGCTTTAGCAGGATTAATTATGCAACAGATGATGCAAAATAAATTTGTAAGTCCAACCACAGCTGGCACTATAGAATGGGCGAAATTAGGTATTTTAATGTCACTTTTATTCTTTCCAAATGGTCACATTTTAATCAAATTATTGTTTGCTGTTGCTTTAGGTATTATTGGAACGTTTTTATTTGTCCGATTAATTAATCTTATACGTGTAAAAGAAGTCATTTTTGTTCCACTCTTAGGTATTATGATTGGTGGAATTGTATCCAGCTTTACCACATTTGTAGCGTTGAGAACAAATGCCTTACAAAGTATTGGGAACTGGTTAACTGGTAACTTTGCCATTATAACGAGTAGTCGTTATGAAGTGTTGTATCTCACTATCTCTTTACTTATTCTAGCGTTTATTTTTGCAAATCATTTTACAATTGCAGGTATGGGAAAAGACTTTAGTCATAACTTGGGTGTAAGTTATGAAAAAATCATTAATATCGCGTTATTTATAACAGCAATGCTAACAGCTTTAGTAGTTGTTACAGTGGGGACTTTACCATTTTTAGGTTTAATTGTACCGAATATTATCTCTATTTATAGAGGTGATCATTTAAAAAATACATTACCACACATGTTTGGTACGATTTTTGTTTTAATTGCTGATATTATTGGCAGAATAATTGTTTATCCTTATGAGATTAATATTGGATTAACGATAGGAGTATTTGGCACAATTATTTTCCTAATCTTGCTAATGAAAGGTAGGAAAAATTATGCTAATGAGCTCTAA